One part of the Arabidopsis thaliana chromosome 4, partial sequence genome encodes these proteins:
- the BAM5 gene encoding beta-amylase 5 (beta-amylase 5 (BAM5); FUNCTIONS IN: beta-amylase activity; INVOLVED IN: response to herbivore, starch catabolic process; LOCATED IN: endomembrane system; EXPRESSED IN: 19 plant structures; EXPRESSED DURING: 14 growth stages; CONTAINS InterPro DOMAIN/s: Glycoside hydrolase, family 14, conserved site (InterPro:IPR018238), Glycoside hydrolase, family 14 (InterPro:IPR001554), Glycoside hydrolase, catalytic core (InterPro:IPR017853), Glycoside hydrolase, family 14B, plant (InterPro:IPR001371), Glycoside hydrolase, subgroup, catalytic core (InterPro:IPR013781); BEST Arabidopsis thaliana protein match is: beta-amylase 6 (TAIR:AT2G32290.1); Has 30201 Blast hits to 17322 proteins in 780 species: Archae - 12; Bacteria - 1396; Metazoa - 17338; Fungi - 3422; Plants - 5037; Viruses - 0; Other Eukaryotes - 2996 (source: NCBI BLink).) translates to MATNYNEKLLLNYVPVYVMLPLGVVNVENVFADPETLETQLKRLKEEAGVDGVMVDVWWGIIESKGPKQYDWTAYKTLFQLIARLGLKIQAIMSFHQCGGNVGDIVTIPIPQWVRDVGDNDPDIYYTNRKGTRDIEYLSIGVDNLPLFAGRTAVQLYSDYMSSFKENMADLIEAGVIVDIEVGLGPAGELRYPSYPQSQGWVFPGIGEFQCYDKYLKKDFKEAAAKAGHPEWDLPEDAGEYNDKPEETGFFKKDGTYVSEKGKFFMTWYSNKLIFHGDQILGEANKIFAGLKVNLAAKVSGIHWLYNHHSHAAELTAGYYNLFKRDGYRPIARMLSKHYGILNFTCLEMKDTDNTAEALSAPQELVQEVLSKAWKEGIEVAGENALETYGAKGYNQILLNARPNGVNPNGKPKLRMYGFTYLRLSDTVFQENNFELFKKLVRKMHADQDYCGDAAKYGHEIVPLKTSNSQLTLEDIADAAQPSGAFKWDSETDLKVDG, encoded by the exons atggcTACCAATTACAAcgagaagcttcttcttaattatgttCCCGTTTACGTTATGCTTCCG TTGGGAGTTGTGAATGTGGAAAATGTATTTGCGGACCCAGAAACGCTTGAAACGCAGCTTAAACGtctcaaagaagaagctggCGTTGATGGCGTTATGGTCGATGTTTGGTGGGGAATCATAGAATCCAAAGGTCCCAAACAATATGATTGGACGGCCTACAAAACGCTGTTCCAGCTGATCGCACGTTTGGGACTCAAAATCCAAGCAATCATGTCTTTTCACCAATGTGGTGGAAACGTTGGCGACATCGTTACTATCCCGATCCCACAATGGGTTCGCGATGTCGGTGACAATGATCCCGATATCTACTACACTAACCGTAAAGGAACTAGAGACATCGAGTATCTCTCAATCGGTGTTGATAATCTTCCCCTATTTGCCGGAAGAACCGCTGTTCAG TTGTACAGTGATTACATGAGTAGCTTCAAAGAAAACATGGCGGATTTGATAGAAGCTGGGGTGATTGTTGACATCGAAGTCGGACTTGGCCCGGCCGGTGAACTACGTTATCCTTCTTACCCCCAAAGCCAAGGTTGGGTGTTTCCCGGCATCGGAGAATTCCAG TGTTATGACAAGTACTTGAAGAAAGATTTCAAGGAAGCGGCGGCGAAAGCAGGGCACCCTGAGTGGGACTTGCCAGAGGACGCCGGAGAATACAATGACAAGCCGGAGGAGACTGGATTTTTCAAGAAGGATGGGACTTATGTCTCGGAGAAGGGGAAGTTTTTCATGACATGGTACTCGAACAAACTAATTTTTCATGGAGATCAGATCTTAGGAGAAGCCAACAAGATCTTTGCTGGACTTAAAGTTAACTTGGCTGCCAAG GTTTCTGGGATTCACTGGTTGTACAACCACCACAGCCACGCTGCGGAGTTGACTGCTGGATATTACAACCTTTTCAAGAGAGATGGTTACCGTCCGATCGCCCGGATGCTCTCAAAACACTACGGCATTCTCAACTTCACTTGCCTTGAGATGAAAGATACCGACAATACAGCTGAAGCCCTAAGTGCTCCTCAAGAACTTGTTCAAGAG GTACTGAGCAAGGCATGGAAAGAAGGTATAGAAGTTGCGGGTGAGAACGCATTAGAGACCTATGGAGCCAAAGGTTACAATCAGATTCTTCTTAACGCGAGGCCTAACGGGGTTAACCCAAACGGTAAGCCGAAGCTTAGAATGTACGGATTTACTTACCTTCGGTTATCCGATACTGTCtttcaagaaaacaactttGAGCTGTTTAAGAAGTTGGTGAGGAAAATGCACGCTGATCAA GATTATTGTGGAGACGCAGCGAAGTACGGGCATGAGATTGTGCCGTTGAAAACGTCGAATTCGCAGCTGACGCTGGAGGATATCGCCGACGCGGCTCAGCCAAGTGGAGCATTTAAGTGGGACTCTGAAACCGATTTGAAGGTCGACGgttag
- the BAM5 gene encoding beta-amylase 5: MVDVWWGIIESKGPKQYDWTAYKTLFQLIARLGLKIQAIMSFHQCGGNVGDIVTIPIPQWVRDVGDNDPDIYYTNRKGTRDIEYLSIGVDNLPLFAGRTAVQLYSDYMSSFKENMADLIEAGVIVDIEVGLGPAGELRYPSYPQSQGWVFPGIGEFQCYDKYLKKDFKEAAAKAGHPEWDLPEDAGEYNDKPEETGFFKKDGTYVSEKGKFFMTWYSNKLIFHGDQILGEANKIFAGLKVNLAAKVSGIHWLYNHHSHAAELTAGYYNLFKRDGYRPIARMLSKHYGILNFTCLEMKDTDNTAEALSAPQELVQEVLSKAWKEGIEVAGENALETYGAKGYNQILLNARPNGVNPNGKPKLRMYGFTYLRLSDTVFQENNFELFKKLVRKMHADQDYCGDAAKYGHEIVPLKTSNSQLTLEDIADAAQPSGAFKWDSETDLKVDG, from the exons ATGGTCGATGTTTGGTGGGGAATCATAGAATCCAAAGGTCCCAAACAATATGATTGGACGGCCTACAAAACGCTGTTCCAGCTGATCGCACGTTTGGGACTCAAAATCCAAGCAATCATGTCTTTTCACCAATGTGGTGGAAACGTTGGCGACATCGTTACTATCCCGATCCCACAATGGGTTCGCGATGTCGGTGACAATGATCCCGATATCTACTACACTAACCGTAAAGGAACTAGAGACATCGAGTATCTCTCAATCGGTGTTGATAATCTTCCCCTATTTGCCGGAAGAACCGCTGTTCAG TTGTACAGTGATTACATGAGTAGCTTCAAAGAAAACATGGCGGATTTGATAGAAGCTGGGGTGATTGTTGACATCGAAGTCGGACTTGGCCCGGCCGGTGAACTACGTTATCCTTCTTACCCCCAAAGCCAAGGTTGGGTGTTTCCCGGCATCGGAGAATTCCAG TGTTATGACAAGTACTTGAAGAAAGATTTCAAGGAAGCGGCGGCGAAAGCAGGGCACCCTGAGTGGGACTTGCCAGAGGACGCCGGAGAATACAATGACAAGCCGGAGGAGACTGGATTTTTCAAGAAGGATGGGACTTATGTCTCGGAGAAGGGGAAGTTTTTCATGACATGGTACTCGAACAAACTAATTTTTCATGGAGATCAGATCTTAGGAGAAGCCAACAAGATCTTTGCTGGACTTAAAGTTAACTTGGCTGCCAAG GTTTCTGGGATTCACTGGTTGTACAACCACCACAGCCACGCTGCGGAGTTGACTGCTGGATATTACAACCTTTTCAAGAGAGATGGTTACCGTCCGATCGCCCGGATGCTCTCAAAACACTACGGCATTCTCAACTTCACTTGCCTTGAGATGAAAGATACCGACAATACAGCTGAAGCCCTAAGTGCTCCTCAAGAACTTGTTCAAGAG GTACTGAGCAAGGCATGGAAAGAAGGTATAGAAGTTGCGGGTGAGAACGCATTAGAGACCTATGGAGCCAAAGGTTACAATCAGATTCTTCTTAACGCGAGGCCTAACGGGGTTAACCCAAACGGTAAGCCGAAGCTTAGAATGTACGGATTTACTTACCTTCGGTTATCCGATACTGTCtttcaagaaaacaactttGAGCTGTTTAAGAAGTTGGTGAGGAAAATGCACGCTGATCAA GATTATTGTGGAGACGCAGCGAAGTACGGGCATGAGATTGTGCCGTTGAAAACGTCGAATTCGCAGCTGACGCTGGAGGATATCGCCGACGCGGCTCAGCCAAGTGGAGCATTTAAGTGGGACTCTGAAACCGATTTGAAGGTCGACGgttag
- the BAM5 gene encoding beta-amylase 5 (ARABIDOPSIS THALIANA BETA-AMYLASE (ATBETA-AMY); FUNCTIONS IN: beta-amylase activity; INVOLVED IN: response to herbivore, starch catabolic process; LOCATED IN: endomembrane system; EXPRESSED IN: 19 plant structures; EXPRESSED DURING: 14 growth stages; CONTAINS InterPro DOMAIN/s: Glycoside hydrolase, family 14, conserved site (InterPro:IPR018238), Glycoside hydrolase, family 14 (InterPro:IPR001554), Glycoside hydrolase, catalytic core (InterPro:IPR017853), Glycoside hydrolase, family 14B, plant (InterPro:IPR001371), Glycoside hydrolase, subgroup, catalytic core (InterPro:IPR013781); BEST Arabidopsis thaliana protein match is: beta-amylase 6 (TAIR:AT2G32290.1); Has 815 Blast hits to 813 proteins in 158 species: Archae - 0; Bacteria - 89; Metazoa - 0; Fungi - 0; Plants - 661; Viruses - 0; Other Eukaryotes - 65 (source: NCBI BLink).) yields the protein MATNYNEKLLLNYVPVYVMLPLGVVNVENVFADPETLETQLKRLKEEAGVDGVMVDVWWGIIESKGPKQYDWTAYKTLFQLIARLGLKIQAIMSFHQCGGNVGDIVTIPIPQWVRDVGDNDPDIYYTNRKGTRDIEYLSIGVDNLPLFAGRTAVQLYSDYMSSFKENMADLIEAGVIVDIEVGLGPAGELRYPSYPQSQGWVFPGIGEFQCYDKYLKKDFKEAAAKAGHPEWDLPEDAGEYNDKPEETGFFKKDGTYVSEKGKFFMTWYSNKLIFHGDQILGEANKIFAGLKVNLAAKVSGIHWLYNHHSHAAELTAGYYNLFKRDGYRPIARMLSKHYGILNFTCLEMKDTDNTAEALSAPQELVQEVLSKAWKEGIEVAGENALETYGAKGYNQILLNARPNGVNPNGLLWRRSEVRA from the exons atggcTACCAATTACAAcgagaagcttcttcttaattatgttCCCGTTTACGTTATGCTTCCG TTGGGAGTTGTGAATGTGGAAAATGTATTTGCGGACCCAGAAACGCTTGAAACGCAGCTTAAACGtctcaaagaagaagctggCGTTGATGGCGTTATGGTCGATGTTTGGTGGGGAATCATAGAATCCAAAGGTCCCAAACAATATGATTGGACGGCCTACAAAACGCTGTTCCAGCTGATCGCACGTTTGGGACTCAAAATCCAAGCAATCATGTCTTTTCACCAATGTGGTGGAAACGTTGGCGACATCGTTACTATCCCGATCCCACAATGGGTTCGCGATGTCGGTGACAATGATCCCGATATCTACTACACTAACCGTAAAGGAACTAGAGACATCGAGTATCTCTCAATCGGTGTTGATAATCTTCCCCTATTTGCCGGAAGAACCGCTGTTCAG TTGTACAGTGATTACATGAGTAGCTTCAAAGAAAACATGGCGGATTTGATAGAAGCTGGGGTGATTGTTGACATCGAAGTCGGACTTGGCCCGGCCGGTGAACTACGTTATCCTTCTTACCCCCAAAGCCAAGGTTGGGTGTTTCCCGGCATCGGAGAATTCCAG TGTTATGACAAGTACTTGAAGAAAGATTTCAAGGAAGCGGCGGCGAAAGCAGGGCACCCTGAGTGGGACTTGCCAGAGGACGCCGGAGAATACAATGACAAGCCGGAGGAGACTGGATTTTTCAAGAAGGATGGGACTTATGTCTCGGAGAAGGGGAAGTTTTTCATGACATGGTACTCGAACAAACTAATTTTTCATGGAGATCAGATCTTAGGAGAAGCCAACAAGATCTTTGCTGGACTTAAAGTTAACTTGGCTGCCAAG GTTTCTGGGATTCACTGGTTGTACAACCACCACAGCCACGCTGCGGAGTTGACTGCTGGATATTACAACCTTTTCAAGAGAGATGGTTACCGTCCGATCGCCCGGATGCTCTCAAAACACTACGGCATTCTCAACTTCACTTGCCTTGAGATGAAAGATACCGACAATACAGCTGAAGCCCTAAGTGCTCCTCAAGAACTTGTTCAAGAG GTACTGAGCAAGGCATGGAAAGAAGGTATAGAAGTTGCGGGTGAGAACGCATTAGAGACCTATGGAGCCAAAGGTTACAATCAGATTCTTCTTAACGCGAGGCCTAACGGGGTTAACCCAAACG GATTATTGTGGAGACGCAGCGAAGTACGGGCATGA